One Clupea harengus chromosome 11, Ch_v2.0.2, whole genome shotgun sequence DNA window includes the following coding sequences:
- the myh14 gene encoding myosin-10 isoform X8, with protein sequence MSRSSGGGANDVKRFLSTGTVPPASAAPIISASSQADWAAKRLVWVPSEKHGFESASIREERGDEVEVELTESSRKLVLSREEVQRMNPPRFSKVEDMADLTCLNEASVLHNLTERYYSGLIYTYSGLFCVVINPYKNLPIYTESIVEMYRGKKRHEMPPHIYAISEAAYRSMLQDREDQSILCTGESGAGKTENTKKVIQYLAHVASSHKTGTLGRSKDAALQGELERQLLQANPILEAFGNAKTVKNDNSSRFGKFIRINFDVAGYIVGANIETYLLEKSRAIRQAKDERTFHIFYQLLCGATETMRADLLLGTAEQYRFMSSGSVPVPGQSDAENFTQTLDSMAIMGFTKEELTGMMKVISSVLQFGNISFQKEKNTDQASMPDDTAAQKLAHLLGISVVEFSRAILTPRIKVGREYVQKAQTKEQADFAVEALAKATYERLFRWLVHRINRALDRRQRQGASFIGILDIAGFEIFQLNSFEQLCINYTNEKLQQLFNHTMFILEQEEYQREGIDWNFIDFGLDLQPCIDLIEKPAHPPGVLALLDEECWFPRATDRSFVDKLTTEQGSHSKFFRTRQLRQDEADFSIIHYAGKVDYKADDWLVKNMDPLNDNVASLLHQSSDHFISELWREVERIVGLDQGNESSGAVSFGAAGLKTKKGMFRTVGQLYKESLTKLMATLRNTNPNFLRCIIPNHEKRAGKLTPHLVLDQLRCNGVLEGIRICRQGFPNRIPFQEFRQRYEILTPNAIPRTFMDGKQACELMIRALELDRNLFRVGQSKVFFRAGVLGHLEEERDLKITDTIIRFQSSSRGYLARRAFLKKQQQLSALRVMQRNCAAYLKLRNWQWWRLFTKVKPLLQVTRQDEEIQVREAELQKAKDNLTKAETDFTELERKHQQLMEEKSVLTDQLQAEAELFAEAEEIRARLASRKQELEEVLGELETRLEEEEERGVQQTNEKKRLQQNVQDLEEQLEEEEGARQRLLLEKVTIETKAKSLETEALNAGEQRDRLSKEKKHLEERLSEVADTLTEEEEKVKCLNKLKNKQEAVIADLEERLKREEQGRLEQEKWRRRMEGEAQEAQEQLTDMGMLVGELRATLAQKEKDITTIQARLEEEGARRAEAQRALREALSQVSELKEEVETERGMRERAEKQRRDLGEELEALRTELEDTLDTTAAQQELRSRREAELSELQRLVEEETRRHEAQLSELRLKHCTAIDSLQEQLDNSKRARQSLEKSKAVLEEERSCLSAELKGAQGGKMESERNRKRAESQIQELGARLTQADREREEREDRIHKLQAEIESLSGSLSASESKSVRMVKDVSSLESQLHDAQELLQDETRQKLSLGSRMRTLEEEKSGLVERVEEEQERSKELTRQIQATMQQLAELKKQSEDLSGAVESGEETRRKMQRELENALQRERTKEEEKERVERQRDRLREEIEDMTLALQRERQNCTALEKRQKKFDQCLAEEKAVSARLAEERDRAEAENREKETRFLSASRSLQEASEQRDELERTNKQLRLDMEQLVNQQDDVGKSVHELERCRRSLESEAQTLREQTQELEEELAEAENARLRLEVTLQALRAQFEREISAAEEKGEEKRRALNKQVRELEVQLEEERTQRAQAQTVKKTLEAELQEAEAQVETANRGREEGLRQLRRLQAQTKEILRELDETKMARDEIVAQSKDSEKRLQTLEAELAQLTEEMSVSERVKRQAQQERDEIADELLNGGAEKAAMSDEKRRLEARVTQLEEELEEEQTNAELLAERQRKTTLQVETLTVQLAGERTLAQKSEGARDHLERQNKELKSRLTEMEGAVKGKHRLSVAALEAKVEAMEEQLEQEGQERAMANKLVRKTEKKLKEVMMQAEDERRHADQYREQLDKSMVRLRQLKRQLEEVEEENSRSNAQRRKLQRELEEMSDSSQTMNREISSLRNQLSVTERRPEKRAPLPLSMRGGRRALVDDLSLENSDSEEPPASPTPSTGPPGTPTPSEHGMGPPPPYTLNDAE encoded by the exons ATGTCCAGGTCATCGGGGGGCGGTGCTAATGATGTCAAGCGCTTCCTGTCCACTGGCACGGTTCCTCCTGCCTCGGCCGCCCCCATTATCTCCGCCTCCAGCCAAGCTGATTGGGCGGCCAAGAGGCTGGTGTGGGTCCCCTCAGAGAAGCACGGCTTCgag TCTGCGAGTATCCGGGAGGAGCGCGGCgatgaggtggaggtggagctgACGGAGAGCTCGCGCAAGCTGGTGCTGTCGCGGGAGGAGGTGCAGCGCATGAACCCCCCGCGCTTCAGCAAGGTGGAGGACATGGCCGACCTCACCTGCCTCAACGAGGCCTCCGTCCTGCACAACCTCACAGAGAGATACTACTCAGGACTCatctat ACATACTCTGGGCTCTTCTGCGTGGTCATCAACCCTTACAAGAACCTGCCCATCTACACAGAGTCCATCGTTGAGATGTACCGGGGTAAAAAACGCCATGAGATGCCCCCCCACATCTACGCCATCTCTGAGGCCGCCTACAGAAGCATGCTACAAG ACAGGGAGGATCAGTCCATTCTGTGCAC TGGTGAATCGGGAGcgggaaagacagagaacacTAAGAAAGTCATCCAGTACTTGGCACATGTGGCCTCCTCTCACAAGACTGGAACTCTGGGCAGAAGCAAAGACGCCGCCCTGCAG ggggagctagagagaCAGCTGCTGCAGGCTAACCCCATCCTGGAGGCCTTTGGTAACGCCAAGACCGTCAAGAACGACAACTCCTCCAGATTT GGCAAATTCATCCGCATTAATTTTGATGTGGCAGGATATATTGTTGGCGCCAACATCGAGACCT ATCTGCTAGAGAAGTCGCGTGCAATCCGCCAAGCCAAGGATGAGAGAACCTTCCACATCTTCTACCAGCTGCTGTGTGGAGCCACAGAGAccatgagag CTGACCTCCTGTTAGGTACTGCTGAGCAGTACCGGTTCATGAGTAGTGGATCGGTTCCAGTTCCAGGCCAGAGCGATGCAGAGAACTTCACCCAGACCTTAGACTCCATGGCCATCATGGGTTTCACCAAGGAGGAGCtgacag GCATGATGAAGGTGATCTCGTCCGTGCTGCAGTTTGGGAACATCTCCTTCCAGAAGGAGAAGAACACGGACCAGGCGTCAATGCCCGACGACACAGCGGCCCAGAAGCTGGCCCACCTGCTGGGCATCAGCGTGGTGGAGTTCAGCCGCGCCATCCTCACGCCGCGCATCAAAGTGGGCAGGGAGTACGTGCAGAAGGCCCAGACCAAAGAACAG gctgacTTTGCAGTGGAAGCCCTGGCTAAGGCCACATACGAGCGTCTGTTCCGCTGGCTGGTGCACCGCATCAACAGAGCGCTGGACCGCAGACAGAGGCAGGGAGCTTCCTTCATTGGCATCCTCGACATCGCTGGCTTCGAGATCttccag cTGAACTCGTTTGAGCAGCTGTGCATCAACTACACCAACGAGAAGCTGCAGCAGCTGTTCAACCACACCATGTTCAtcctggagcaggaggagtacCAGCGCGAGGGCATCGACTGGAACTTCATCGACTTTGGCCTTGACCTGCAGCCATGCATAGACCTCATTGAGAAgccg GCTCACCCCCCAGGTGTTCTGGCCCTGCTGGATGAGGAGTGCTGGTTTCCGCGGGCAACAGACCGCTCATTCGTTGATAAACTGACGACGGAGCAGGGCTCACACTCCAAGTTCTTCCGGACGAGGCAGCTCAGGCAGGATGAGGCCGACTTCTCCATTATCCACTACGCCGGCAAG GTCGACTATAAGGCTGATGATTGGCTGGTGAAGAACATGGACCCCCTGAATGACAACGTGGCATCTCTCCTCCACCAGTCCTCTGATCACTTCATCTCTGAGCTGTGGAGAGAAG TGGAGAGGATTGTGGGATTGGACCAGGGGAACGAGAGTAGTGGTGCGGTCAGTTTTGGTGCGGCCGGCCTGAAGACCAAGAAGGGCATGTTCCGCACAGTGGGCCAGCTCTACAAAGAGTCCCTGACCAAGCTGATGGCCACGCTCAGGAACACCAACCCCAACTTCCTACGCTGCATCATCCCCAACCACGAGAAAAGG GCAGGTAAGCTGACGCCTCACCTGGTCCTAGATCAGCTCCGGTGTAACGGTGTTCTGGAGGGAATCCGCATCTGTAGACAGGGCTTCCCCAACCGCATCCCCTTCCAGGAGTTCAgacagag GTATGAGATCCTTACTCCTAATGCAATTCCTCGCACTTTCATGGATGGAAAACAAGCCTGTGAACTCATG ATCCGTGCTTTGGAGCTGGATCGGAACCTTTTCCGAGTGGGTCAGAGTAAAGTGTTCTTCCGGGCCGGAGTGCTTGGacacctggaggaggagagagacctgAAGATCACTGACACCATCATCCGCTTCCAGAGCTCGTCCCGCGGATACCTggccaggag GGCATTCTTGaagaaacagcagcagctgaGTGCTCTGAGAGTCATGCAGAGGAACTGTGCTGCCTACCTGAAACTACGCAACTGGCAGTGGTGGAGACTGTTCACCAAG GTGAAGCCGTTGCTCCAGGTGACGCGCCAGGATGAGGAGATCCAGGTCCGAGAGGCGGAGCTTCAGAAGGCCAAAGACAATCTGACAAAAGCGGAGACGGACTTCACAGAACTGGAGAGGAAACACCAGCAG ctgatggaggagaagtCAGTGCTTACTGACCAGCTGCAGGCCGAAGCCGAGCTATTCGCTGAAGCAGAGGAGATCCGTGCGCGATTGGCCAGCAGGAAGCAGGAactggaggaggtgctgggTGAGCTGGAGACCcgattggaggaggaggaggagaggggcgtGCAACAGACCAATGAGAAGAAACGACTGCAGCAGAACGTGCAG gacctggaggagcaactggaggaagaggaaggggctcgccagcgcctcctccTGGAGAAGGTTACCATAGAAACCAAAGCGAAGAGCCTGGAGACGGAAGCCCTCAAtgcaggagagcagagagaccgACTCAGCAAA gagaaGAAGCATCTTGAGGAGAGGTTAAGTGAAGTAGCTGACACactgactgaggaggaggagaaagtgaaGTGCCTCAACAAGCTGAAGAACAAGCAGGAAGCTGTCATCGCTGACCTGGAAG agCGTCTGAAGCGAGAGGAGCAGGGCCGCCTGGAGCaggagaagtggaggaggaggatggagggagaggcgCAGGAGGCCCAGGAGCAGCTCACTGACATGGGCATGCTGGTGGGGGAGCTCAGGGCCACCCTGGCCCAGAAGGAGAAGGACATCACCACTATACAGgccag gctggaggaggagggagctcGTCGTGCTGAGGCGCAGCGTGCCCTGCGGGAGGCGCTGTCCCAGGTGTCGGAGCtaaaggaggaggtggagacgGAGCGAGGGATGAGGGAGCGAGCGGAGAAGCAGCGCAGGGACCTGGGCGAGGAGCTGGAGGCCCTCCGCACCGAGCTGGAGGACACACTGGACACCACGGCTGCCCAGCAGGAgctcag gtctcgtCGAGAGGCTGAGCTGAGTGAGCTCCAGAGGCTGGTAGAGGAGGAGACGCGTCGCCACGAGGCCCAGCTCTCAGAGCTCCGCCTCAAACACTGCACCGCCAtcgactccctgcaggagcagctggaCAACAGCAagagg gcgCGTCAGTCTCTGGAGAAGTCCAAGGCGGTTCTGGAGGAGGAGCGGTCCTGTCTGTCGGCGGAGCTGAAGGGGGCCCAGGGGGGcaagatggagagcgagaggaacCGCAAGCGGGCCGAGAGCCAGATCCAGGAGCTCGGCGCCCGTCTCACGCAGGCCGaccgagagagggaggagagggaggatagAATACACaagctacag GCTGAGATTGAGTCTCTGTCTggttccctctctgcctctgagtCCAAATCTGTCCGTATGGTCAAAGATGTCAGCAGCCTGGAGAGCCAGCTACATGatgcacag GAGCTGCTGCAGGATGAGACTCGTCAGAAGCTGTCCCTGGGCTCGCGCATGCGgacgctggaggaggagaagtccGGCCtggtggagagggtggaggaggagcaggagaggagcaaGGAGCTCACGCGACAGATCCAGGCCACCatgcagcag CTGGCGGAGCTAAAGAAGCAGTCAGAGGACTTGTCGGGGGCGGTGGAGTCGGGAGAGGAGACCCGGAGGAAGATGCAGCGTGAGCTGGAGAACGCCCTGCAGAGAGAGCGAacgaaagaagaggagaaagaacgGGTGGAGCGACAGAGAGACCGTCTGCGGGAGGAGATAGAGGACATGACACTCGCCCTGCAGAGGGAGCGACAGAACTGCACCGCCCTGGAGAAGAGGCAGAAGAAGTTTGaccag TGTCTGGCGGAGGAGAAGGCGGTGAGTGCTCGCCTGGCGGAGGAGCGGGACCGTGCGGAGGCGGAGAACCGCGAGAAGGAGACGCGCTTCCTGTCGGCGTCGCGGTCGCTGCAGGAGGCCAGCGAGCAGCGAGACGAGCTGGAGAGAACCAACAAGCAGCTGCGCCTGGACATGGAGCAGCTGGTCAACCAGCAGGACGACGTTGGCAAgagc GTGCATGAGCTGGAGCGTTGCCGGCGCTCCCTGGAGTCGGAGGCGCAGACACTGCGGGAGCAGacgcaggagctggaggaggagctggcTGAGGCGGAGAACGCCCGTCTGAGGCTGGAGGTCACCCTGCAGGCCCTCCGAGCCCAGTTCGAGAGGGAGATCAGCGCCGccgaggagaagggagaggagaagagacgcGCACTCAACaaacag GTGCGAGagctggaggtgcagctggaggaggagaggacccAGAGAGCTCAGGCCCAGACCGTCAAGAAGACGCTGGAGGCGGAGCTACAGGAGGCGGAGGCTCAGGTTGAGACAGCCAATCGAGGACGGGAGGAGGGCCTGAGACAACTCCGCCGTCTACAG GCTCAGACGAAAGAGATTCTGCGTGAGCTGGATGAAACTAAAATGGCTCGGGATGAGATTGTCGCCCAATCAAAAGACAGCGAGAAACGCCTGCAGACTCTGGAGGCTGAGCTGGCTCAACTTACTgag gaaatgtctgtttctgagagggtgaagaggcaGGCTCAGCAGGAAAGAGATGAGATAGCCGACGAACTCCTCAACGGCGGTGCTGAAAA ggcTGCGATGAGTGATGAGAAGAGACGTTTGGAAGCCAGAGTGACCCAGCTGGAAGAGGAGCTGGAAGAAGAACAGACCAACGCAGAGCTGCTGGccgaaagacagaggaagaccaCACTACAG gtggagaCGCTGACGGTGCAGCTGGCGGGCGAGCGGACACTGGCGCAGAAGAGCGAGGGGGCGCGCGATCACCTGGAGCGCCAGAACAAGGAGCTGAAGTCACGCCTGACGGAGATGGAGGGCGCCGTCAAGGGCAAACACCGACTCAGTGTCGCCGCCCTGGAGGCCAAGGTGGAGGCCATGGaggagcagctggagcaggagggACA agagagagcgatggccAACAAGCTGGTGCGCAAGACGGAGAAGAAGCTGAAGGAGGTGATGATGCAGGCCGAGGACGAGAGGAGACACGCAGACCAGTACAGAGAGCAG ctggaTAAGTCAATGGTTCGTCTGCGCCAGCTGAAGAGGCAGcttgaggaggtggaggaggagaactcTCGCTCCAACGCCCAGCGCAGGAAACTCCAGCGCGAGCTGGAGGAGATGAGCGACAGCAGCCAGACCATGAACAGAGAGATCAGCTCGCTACGCAACCAGCTCAG CGTGACAGAACGGAGGCCGGAAAA GCGCGCTCCGCTACCCCTCTCCATGCGTGGGGGACGCCGTGCGCTGGTCGATGACCTCTCCCTGGAGAATTCGGACTCCGAGGAgccccccgcctcccccaccccctccacggGACCTCCAGGGACCCCCACTCCCTCGGAGCATGGCATGGGGCCCCCGCCCCCCTACACCCTCAACGACGCTGAGTGA